In Pseudomonadota bacterium, the DNA window CCGCCGAGCGGGACAGTCGCGGGGAGTGTCATCCTGAACGGCAACCTGTACCTGAGCGATCTGACCGACCTCGGCTGGATCGAGAACGTGGGCGGGCTGATCAACCTCCATTCGAACGACGCACTCACGAGCCTCCAGGGGCTCGACGGTCTGGAAACGGTCGGGGGTGTCTACCTGTATGGGAACCCCTTGCTCGCGTCGATCGCGGCGCTCGCCGGTGTGGCCTCGTTCGGCTATGGCCTACGGATCGACAACAACCCAGCCCTGCCGTCGCTCCACGGCCTGGAATCGGTCACGGCGATCGGCGACGATCTCGTTCTTGCTGAGAACGGGTCGCTCGCGAGCTTGGACGGGCTCAGCGGCCTGAACGCGGTCGACGGCGATTACATCTTCATCAAGTACAACCCGATCGAGTACTGCGAGATCGAGGAGTTCACGGATCATATCGTCGAGAACGGTTTCGACGGCGAGGTCGACATCGAAGGCCTCGGCGACACGGAGTGCCTCGAGCCGGACGGCGGTGTGGAGCCGGACGGCGGCGTCGACGGCGGAATCTGAGATGAAGAGAACGCCCTGCGCCGCGCGATCCGCGCGCGCTGACCGCTACCGGACCTTCTCGATCTCCATCGTGATGGTGTCCTCGTACTCGTCCGCGTCGTCGCCGTGGGCGATCGCCTCGGTCTCGCCCGAGATGACGAACGTGGCGTGCTCGCCCGCGATCCGCGAGAACAGCACGCGCTTCTTGACGCCGTCGTCGTCGAGGTCGAGCGCGCACAGGTTCTCGTTGAGCTCGGACACGAGGCTCCCGTGGCACACCGGACAGTGGAACGTCCACGTGTCGCCGTGCTCGAGCTCCGCGCCCGGCGGCAGGTAGAGCGTGTAGTCTCCGGGCTCGGGGGAGAAGCCGAGCAGCATCTGCGCGCCGCCGAAGAGGCCGACGAGCACGACCATCTGCCCGCCCGGGTTGACGACGCTTCCGCACCCCGTGCAGCTGTAGATCCACGTCATGGGGTCACTCTAGCCCTGTGCGACGATAGGCACAACAAGCGGGAACCATGACGAGACCCATCCCCTGGCCCCTTCCCGACACGGGAAGGGGTGCGCCCGAATAGATCTGCGAGATGCCTCCCCCTTCCGTTTCGGAAGGGGGACCGAGGGGGTAGGTCACTCGATCACGATCCCGGCGTAGCCGACGACGCGGCGCGTGTCGCCGCTCGCCTCGGCCGAGGTGGTGTACCGGATGAGCTCGGCGGACACCGCGCCGAGCGCCTTGGCCGCGAACAGCGCCGCGGTCACCGGGATCACGCCGCACATGCTGATGTCGTGATCCGCGACCGTGCGGAAGAGGCCCTCCGGATCGAGGGCGAGGACGCGATCGGTCGCGAGCCGGTCGAGCCGCTTCGCCTCCTCAATCGGGATCTGGTGCGACATGTCCGTCGACGCGACGATCAGCACCGGGCCGGCCACCGCCGCGATCACCGCCGCGATCGACTCGCCGATCTCGTGGAGCATCTCGAGGTTGATCCACCCGAGCGCGACCGGCGTGAGCCGGAGGTTGGGGTTGCGGCGCCAGAGGAACGGCACCACGACCTCGATCGAGTGCTCCTCGCGGTGCGCGTCGTCGTCGAGCTCGAAGATCGGTCTCCCGGCGAGCGCGTCCGCGAGCTCCCTGTCGATCGGCACGTCGCCGAACGGGAACCGCCACGCGGAGGCCTTGGCCACCGCGGCCCGCACGCCGTGGCGCGTGTGCTTCGGGCCGATCGCGAGGATCCGATCCGGGACCAGCACCGAGGCCGCGACCGCGCCGGCGGTCTTCCCGGAGTACACGTACCCCGCGTGCGGCATCACCGCCGCGATCGCCTCGCGCGGGCCTCCCGCGGGCGCGACGAGACACGCGTCCACCTCGGCGAGCAGCGAGGCCCTCTCGCCGGGGTAGAAGAACCCGGCCACGGCGGCTTCCCGGATCGACATGGGGAGACAATACGGCGCCCGGCGAGGATCGGCAAGCGGCGGGCGGGGCGTCGGCGAGCTAGGCGCAGGTCTGCAAGCCGCTCTCGGGATCGACGCTGCAGCAGTCCATGTATTCGTTCGCGATGTTGTAGCAGCAGCCGGTGTAACCCCAATCCTCGCAGTTCGTGGAGGCGAGGTACCCTTCCTCTCCGCACAGGTACAAGAAAATGCCGTCGCAGCAGCCGAACTGCTGCGTCTCCAGGTCGGGTCCGATGTCCTCGCAGGTCGTCGGCACGCCGTCGCAGGCCACGTAGTGCGGGTCGGCCTCGCAGCCCGCGTCCGCGCCGGCGTCCCAATCGGAGTCGGAGTCCGAATCCGAATCCGTGTCGGTATCGGTGTCCGTGTCGCCGTCCGTGTCCGTGTCCGTGTCCGCGTCGGTGTCGGAGTCGGCGTCCGAGGCTCCCGAGCCGTCGTCACCGCACGCGCCCTGGACGACGCCTATCGACATCGCGCAAATGATCGCACAGCATGATCTCGTCATCGTGCCACCTCCCTTCATGCCCTACTTCGC includes these proteins:
- the amrB gene encoding AmmeMemoRadiSam system protein B — encoded protein: MSIREAAVAGFFYPGERASLLAEVDACLVAPAGGPREAIAAVMPHAGYVYSGKTAGAVAASVLVPDRILAIGPKHTRHGVRAAVAKASAWRFPFGDVPIDRELADALAGRPIFELDDDAHREEHSIEVVVPFLWRRNPNLRLTPVALGWINLEMLHEIGESIAAVIAAVAGPVLIVASTDMSHQIPIEEAKRLDRLATDRVLALDPEGLFRTVADHDISMCGVIPVTAALFAAKALGAVSAELIRYTTSAEASGDTRRVVGYAGIVIE